A window from Zingiber officinale cultivar Zhangliang chromosome 7A, Zo_v1.1, whole genome shotgun sequence encodes these proteins:
- the LOC122000236 gene encoding WRKY transcription factor 23-like isoform X2: MSGSGRELFFSDAGAYDYSSLHDDRDPLSLFMSFDDDYFYEALGSQSSSFTESGHEKLNLAADHVAAPSSPAPSRNFPASSSFSLDPVKESGEKPVQEGKAAAGEAAANILDDDKDKPNKVLKKGEKRPRAARFAFITRSDVDHLEDGYRWRKYGQKAVKNSPFPRSYYRCTSQKCMVKKMVERSHQDPTIVITTYEGRHTHLNPTPTSQVGTGAVRMLPGMTLFPAPASITGECLQWHAPNNLREY; this comes from the exons ATGTCGGGATCCGGAAGAGAACTCTTCTTCTCCGATGCCGGTGCCTACGACTATTCCTCACTTCACGATGATAGAGATCCTCTTTCACTCTTCATGAGCTTCGACGACGACTACTTCTATGAAGCTCTTGGCTCACAGAGCAGCAGCTTCACTGAGTCAGGCCATGAAAAGCTTAATTTAGCAGCTGATCACGTTGCCGCTCCATCCTCTCCGGCACCGTCGAGGAATTTCCcggcttcctcctccttctcccttgATCCAGTGAAAGAATCAGGTGAGAAACCAGTGCAAGAGGGTAAAGCAGCTGCTGGTGAAGCAGCAGCAAATATTCTTGACGACGACAAGGACAAACCTAATAAAGTACT GAAGAAAGGAGAGAAGAGACCAAGGGCAGCTAGGTTTGCCTTCATCACCAGAAGTGATGTGGATCATCTGGAAGATGGCTACAGATGGAGAAAGTATGGCCAGAAAGCAGTCAAAAACAGTCCTTTTCCAAG AAGCTACTATAGGTGCACCTCTCAGAAGTGCATGGTGAAGAAAATGGTGGAGAGGTCACACCAAGACCCGACCATTGTGATCACAACCTACGAAGGCAGACACACTCACCTGAACCCTACTCCTACTTCCCAAGTGGGAACCGGCGCGGTGAGAATGCTGCCGGGGATGACACTATTTCCGGCCCCAGCCTCGATAACCGGAGAATGCCTCCAGTGGCATGCACCAAACAACCTCCGTGAATATTAG
- the LOC122000236 gene encoding WRKY transcription factor 71-like isoform X1, whose product MSGSGRELFFSDAGAYDYSSLHDDRDPLSLFMSFDDDYFYEALGSQSSSFTESGHEKLNLAADHVAAPSSPAPSRNFPASSSFSLDPVKESGEKPVQEGKAAAGEAAANILDDDKDKPNKVLYNYRKKGEKRPRAARFAFITRSDVDHLEDGYRWRKYGQKAVKNSPFPRSYYRCTSQKCMVKKMVERSHQDPTIVITTYEGRHTHLNPTPTSQVGTGAVRMLPGMTLFPAPASITGECLQWHAPNNLREY is encoded by the exons ATGTCGGGATCCGGAAGAGAACTCTTCTTCTCCGATGCCGGTGCCTACGACTATTCCTCACTTCACGATGATAGAGATCCTCTTTCACTCTTCATGAGCTTCGACGACGACTACTTCTATGAAGCTCTTGGCTCACAGAGCAGCAGCTTCACTGAGTCAGGCCATGAAAAGCTTAATTTAGCAGCTGATCACGTTGCCGCTCCATCCTCTCCGGCACCGTCGAGGAATTTCCcggcttcctcctccttctcccttgATCCAGTGAAAGAATCAGGTGAGAAACCAGTGCAAGAGGGTAAAGCAGCTGCTGGTGAAGCAGCAGCAAATATTCTTGACGACGACAAGGACAAACCTAATAAAGTACT TTATAATTACAGGAAGAAAGGAGAGAAGAGACCAAGGGCAGCTAGGTTTGCCTTCATCACCAGAAGTGATGTGGATCATCTGGAAGATGGCTACAGATGGAGAAAGTATGGCCAGAAAGCAGTCAAAAACAGTCCTTTTCCAAG AAGCTACTATAGGTGCACCTCTCAGAAGTGCATGGTGAAGAAAATGGTGGAGAGGTCACACCAAGACCCGACCATTGTGATCACAACCTACGAAGGCAGACACACTCACCTGAACCCTACTCCTACTTCCCAAGTGGGAACCGGCGCGGTGAGAATGCTGCCGGGGATGACACTATTTCCGGCCCCAGCCTCGATAACCGGAGAATGCCTCCAGTGGCATGCACCAAACAACCTCCGTGAATATTAG